From Cellulomonas fimi ATCC 484, a single genomic window includes:
- a CDS encoding HelD family protein — protein MAGIESELAAEQQTVDRLYGRLDDLRAQTRARLAHVRRSGPSGSPQNRSERDAFATLYEDRVAQLEAVEERLVFGRLDLDDGNRRYVGRIGLTDEDQSPLLTDWRAPAAQAFYRATAAHPDGVVRRRHVVTRGRTVTGVEDEVLDLDLLSDADDARLTGLSGEGALLAGLAAGRTGRMGDIVATIQAEQDTIIRDELGGALVVQGGPGTGKTAVALHRAAYLLYAHRRQLERSGVLLVGPSRTFLRYIDQVLPSLGETGVVTTTVAELVPGLAATGSEPEQVAEVKGRAVMAAVVARAVRDRQRVPAEPVTVRIDGRTVVVRPQDVASAIARARRNHRPHNLARVGFVRDMLGRLAEQYVAQLGGDIPPDERGEILEELRTTREIRVALNLAWMPLTPEKLLADLWAKPWRLESAAPQLSPADRALLARDPDAPWTPADVPLLDEAAELLGEDDQAARAQARAAAERRASELEYARQVLQSTGSGALVSAEMLADRFASTGPALTTAERAAADRTWTYGHVVVDEAQELSAMAWRALLRRVPTRSLTIVGDVAQTTAVAGARDWARMLDPVLRSSWRLAELTVNYRTPALVAETARRVAAAARLPVSPLTSARDVPDALLVDRVSADGLAVAAARHAEKSVSEVADATGAGRVAVVATPATLARVDEVLRDAGTAAVLGSGASSADLDAPLVLLTPREAKGLEFDVVVLVEPAEVLAASAGDLYVAMTRPTRTLRVVHAADLPTGWDAPA, from the coding sequence GTGGCAGGGATCGAGAGCGAGCTGGCCGCCGAGCAGCAGACGGTGGACCGGCTCTACGGCCGCCTCGACGACCTGCGGGCGCAGACCCGCGCGCGCCTCGCGCACGTGCGGCGCTCCGGCCCGTCGGGCTCGCCGCAGAACCGCAGCGAGCGTGACGCGTTCGCGACGCTGTACGAGGACCGGGTCGCGCAGCTGGAGGCCGTCGAGGAGCGCCTGGTGTTCGGCCGTCTGGACCTCGACGACGGGAACCGTCGCTACGTGGGGCGCATCGGTCTGACGGACGAGGACCAGTCGCCGCTGCTCACGGACTGGCGGGCGCCCGCCGCGCAGGCGTTCTACCGGGCCACGGCCGCGCACCCCGACGGCGTCGTGCGCCGCCGGCACGTCGTCACGCGCGGCCGGACCGTGACGGGGGTCGAGGACGAGGTGCTCGACCTCGACCTGCTCTCCGACGCCGACGACGCCCGCCTGACCGGCCTGTCGGGTGAGGGCGCGCTGCTCGCGGGCCTCGCGGCGGGCCGCACCGGGCGCATGGGTGACATCGTCGCCACGATCCAGGCCGAGCAGGACACGATCATCCGTGACGAGCTCGGCGGGGCCCTGGTCGTGCAGGGCGGTCCCGGGACCGGCAAGACGGCCGTCGCGCTGCACCGCGCCGCCTACCTGCTGTACGCGCACCGCCGTCAGCTCGAGCGGTCGGGCGTCCTGCTGGTCGGCCCGAGCCGCACGTTCCTGCGCTACATCGACCAGGTGCTGCCGTCGCTCGGCGAGACCGGCGTCGTGACGACGACCGTGGCCGAGCTCGTGCCCGGCCTGGCCGCGACCGGCTCCGAGCCCGAGCAGGTCGCCGAGGTCAAGGGCCGGGCCGTCATGGCGGCGGTCGTCGCGCGCGCGGTCCGGGACCGCCAGCGCGTGCCCGCCGAGCCGGTCACGGTGCGCATCGACGGGCGGACCGTCGTCGTGAGACCGCAGGACGTCGCGTCGGCGATCGCCCGCGCCCGGCGCAACCACCGGCCGCACAACCTCGCGCGGGTCGGCTTCGTGCGCGACATGCTCGGGCGGCTCGCCGAGCAGTACGTCGCCCAGCTCGGCGGGGACATCCCGCCTGACGAGCGCGGCGAGATCCTCGAGGAGCTGCGCACGACGCGCGAGATCCGGGTCGCGCTCAACCTGGCCTGGATGCCCCTGACCCCCGAGAAGCTCCTCGCCGACCTGTGGGCCAAGCCGTGGCGCCTCGAGTCCGCCGCCCCCCAGCTCTCCCCCGCGGACCGCGCGCTGCTCGCGCGGGACCCCGACGCCCCGTGGACGCCGGCCGACGTGCCGCTGCTCGACGAGGCCGCCGAGCTGCTCGGCGAGGACGACCAGGCGGCGCGCGCGCAGGCCAGGGCCGCGGCCGAGCGGCGTGCGTCCGAGCTCGAGTACGCGCGCCAGGTGCTGCAGTCCACCGGCAGCGGCGCGCTCGTGTCCGCCGAGATGCTCGCCGACCGGTTCGCGTCGACGGGTCCGGCGCTCACGACCGCCGAGCGCGCCGCCGCGGACCGCACCTGGACGTACGGGCACGTCGTCGTCGACGAGGCGCAGGAGCTGTCCGCGATGGCCTGGCGCGCCCTGCTGCGGCGCGTGCCGACCCGTTCGCTCACGATCGTCGGCGACGTCGCGCAGACCACCGCCGTCGCAGGCGCGCGCGACTGGGCCCGGATGCTGGACCCGGTGCTGCGCTCGTCGTGGCGGCTCGCGGAGCTCACCGTCAACTACCGGACCCCGGCCCTCGTCGCGGAGACCGCCCGCCGCGTCGCGGCGGCCGCACGGCTGCCCGTCAGCCCGCTGACGTCGGCGCGCGACGTGCCCGACGCCCTCCTGGTCGACCGCGTCTCCGCCGACGGGCTCGCCGTCGCCGCTGCGCGGCACGCGGAGAAGTCGGTCAGCGAGGTCGCCGACGCCACGGGTGCGGGGCGTGTCGCCGTCGTCGCGACGCCCGCGACGCTCGCACGCGTCGACGAGGTGCTGCGCGACGCCGGCACCGCCGCCGTCCTGGGCAGCGGCGCGTCGTCCGCCGACCTCGACGCCCCGCTCGTGCTGCTCACCCCGCGGGAGGCGAAGGGTCTGGAGTTCGACGTCGTCGTCCTCGTCGAGCCAGCCGAGGTCCTCGCGGCGTCCGCGGGCGACCTCTACGTGGCGATGACGCGCCCCACGCGCACCCTGCGCGTGGTGCACGCGGCCGACCTCCCGACGGGGTGGGACGCCCCCGCCTGA
- a CDS encoding PP2C family protein-serine/threonine phosphatase has protein sequence MTHAPAAAGDARDHALPPARDGAIRLLLVEDDDGDALLVREHLDDAGLVVDLTWVRSLDEALERLDVDCVLLDLGLPDAMGIGALERLLDAGAPAVVVLTGLADADAGIQAVAAGAQDYLVKGEVDGGLLGRSVRYAVQRRRLEATDRELYRSLVRAEETTRLERALLPTPAVRDGGLEVLVGYRAGREGLLGGDFYDVVERADGTVLALVGDVCGHGPDEAALGATLRTAWRTLVLAGVPVQDILGLLERVLAFERARPEVFTTATMLVVAPDRTSADLYQAGHPAPILLGPPSTLLPTQRRGRALGIPVSGGWEPERLELGSSWRVLLYTDGLLEATVRGGPERLGKAGLLAVVDDALAAELARAGGGLDDEGPGGVVARVLHAVRELHGGDLVDDAAAVLLGWGA, from the coding sequence GTGACCCACGCCCCGGCCGCAGCCGGCGACGCCCGCGACCACGCGCTGCCCCCGGCGCGCGACGGTGCGATCCGCCTGCTGCTGGTCGAGGACGACGACGGCGACGCGCTGCTCGTGCGCGAGCACCTCGACGACGCGGGCCTGGTCGTGGACCTCACGTGGGTGCGTTCGCTCGACGAGGCGCTCGAACGCCTCGACGTCGACTGCGTGCTGCTCGACCTGGGGCTCCCGGACGCGATGGGCATCGGGGCGCTCGAGCGGCTCCTGGACGCGGGCGCGCCCGCGGTCGTCGTCCTGACGGGCCTCGCCGACGCGGACGCGGGCATCCAGGCGGTCGCCGCCGGCGCGCAGGACTACCTCGTCAAGGGCGAGGTCGACGGCGGCCTGCTCGGCCGCTCGGTGCGCTACGCCGTCCAGCGCCGCCGGCTCGAGGCGACCGACCGCGAGCTGTACCGCAGCCTCGTGCGTGCGGAGGAGACGACGCGCCTCGAGCGCGCGCTCCTGCCGACCCCCGCGGTGCGCGACGGTGGCCTGGAGGTCCTCGTCGGCTACCGCGCCGGCCGGGAGGGGCTGCTGGGCGGCGACTTCTACGACGTCGTCGAGAGGGCGGACGGGACGGTGCTGGCGCTGGTGGGCGACGTGTGCGGACACGGGCCGGACGAGGCCGCGCTCGGGGCGACGCTGCGGACCGCGTGGCGCACGCTCGTCCTCGCGGGCGTGCCCGTGCAGGACATCCTCGGGCTGCTGGAGCGCGTGCTGGCGTTCGAGCGGGCCCGGCCCGAGGTCTTCACCACGGCGACGATGCTCGTCGTGGCCCCGGACCGGACCTCTGCCGACCTCTACCAGGCGGGCCACCCGGCGCCGATCCTGCTGGGCCCGCCGTCCACGCTCCTGCCGACGCAGCGGCGCGGACGCGCGCTCGGCATCCCCGTCTCGGGCGGCTGGGAACCCGAGCGGCTCGAGCTGGGGAGCTCCTGGCGGGTGCTGCTGTACACGGACGGCCTGCTCGAGGCGACGGTCCGCGGCGGTCCCGAACGGCTCGGCAAGGCCGGTCTGCTCGCGGTGGTGGACGACGCGCTCGCCGCGGAGCTCGCCCGCGCGGGCGGGGGACTCGACGACGAGGGCCCCGGCGGGGTCGTCGCCCGGGTGCTGCACGCGGTGCGTGAGCTGCACGGAGGCGACCTCGTCGACGACGCCGCCGCCGTCCTGCTCGGGTGGGGCGCGTGA
- a CDS encoding sensor histidine kinase, with protein sequence MTATPSRAARRRATLRSRLLGLLLTAAFALALVVAGTGLVLGRVLERQDAVTETFFDAVTQADGAYIQLVDSETSVRGFALTGDEVTLEPFERAAEDDLSFRTLAEREAERGLDPELTAAAQAAGEAGRRWHEEFAQPVMEQVRAGGTAAVTSQEIESGRVLFDDARGKAETYMTLLRDRRSDAVDELSTWTLVAAGTVVLLVLAAIAVGISLWVALRRWVLEPLRDLAADARAVASGDLTHPVEATGPGEIAALADDVERMRVALVTEVRAVEASRAEIADAHEQLTTQAEELRRSNRDLEQFAYVASHDLQEPLRKIASFTQLLQKRYGGQLDERADQYIAFAVDGAKRMQRLINDLLGFSRVGRMGGEVTDVDLDAALAEAVDNLGERIAETGAVVTHDPLPTVQGEEALLVQLFQNVVGNAVKFRHPDRTPQVHLSARRVGEEWEIECRDNGIGIDQQYADRVFVIFQRLHAKDVYEGTGIGLALCKKIVEFHNGRIWIEPSPETGTRILWTLPVPAADTVDATP encoded by the coding sequence GTGACCGCGACCCCGTCGCGCGCCGCCCGGCGCCGCGCGACGCTCCGCTCCCGCCTGCTCGGTCTGCTGCTCACCGCGGCGTTCGCGCTCGCGCTCGTCGTGGCCGGCACGGGCCTGGTGCTCGGGCGCGTGCTCGAGCGGCAGGACGCCGTGACGGAGACGTTCTTCGACGCCGTCACGCAGGCGGACGGTGCCTACATCCAGCTCGTCGACTCCGAGACCTCGGTGCGCGGCTTCGCGCTCACAGGAGACGAGGTGACGCTGGAACCCTTCGAGCGGGCCGCCGAGGACGACCTGTCGTTCCGCACGCTCGCGGAGCGCGAGGCGGAGCGCGGCCTCGACCCCGAGCTCACGGCCGCTGCGCAGGCCGCGGGCGAGGCCGGGCGCCGGTGGCACGAGGAGTTCGCGCAGCCCGTCATGGAGCAGGTGCGCGCCGGCGGCACGGCCGCGGTCACGTCGCAGGAGATCGAGAGCGGCCGCGTGCTGTTCGACGACGCCCGCGGCAAGGCCGAGACGTACATGACGCTGCTGCGCGACCGACGGTCGGACGCGGTCGACGAGCTGTCCACGTGGACGCTCGTCGCCGCCGGGACGGTCGTGCTGCTCGTGCTCGCCGCCATCGCGGTCGGCATCTCCCTGTGGGTCGCCCTGCGGCGCTGGGTGCTCGAGCCCTTGCGCGACCTGGCGGCGGACGCGCGCGCCGTCGCGTCGGGCGACCTCACCCACCCCGTCGAGGCCACCGGCCCGGGCGAGATCGCGGCGCTCGCGGACGACGTCGAGCGCATGCGCGTCGCGCTGGTCACCGAGGTGCGTGCGGTCGAGGCGTCGCGCGCCGAGATCGCCGACGCGCACGAGCAGCTCACGACGCAGGCCGAGGAGCTGCGCCGCTCGAACCGGGACCTCGAGCAGTTCGCGTACGTCGCGTCGCACGACCTGCAGGAGCCGCTGCGCAAGATCGCGAGCTTCACGCAGCTGCTGCAGAAGCGGTACGGGGGGCAGCTCGACGAGCGCGCCGACCAGTACATCGCGTTCGCCGTCGACGGTGCGAAGCGGATGCAGCGGCTCATCAACGACCTGCTGGGCTTCTCGCGCGTGGGCCGCATGGGCGGCGAGGTCACCGACGTCGACCTGGACGCGGCGCTCGCCGAGGCCGTGGACAACCTGGGGGAGCGGATCGCGGAGACGGGTGCCGTCGTCACGCACGACCCGCTGCCCACCGTGCAGGGCGAGGAGGCGCTGCTCGTGCAGCTCTTCCAGAACGTCGTCGGCAACGCCGTGAAGTTCCGGCACCCCGATCGCACGCCGCAGGTGCACCTGTCGGCGCGGCGGGTCGGCGAGGAGTGGGAGATCGAGTGCCGGGACAACGGCATCGGGATCGACCAGCAGTACGCCGACCGCGTCTTCGTCATCTTCCAGCGGCTGCACGCGAAGGACGTGTACGAGGGCACCGGGATCGGCCTCGCGCTGTGCAAGAAGATCGTCGAGTTCCACAACGGGCGCATCTGGATCGAGCCGTCGCCGGAGACCGGCACGCGTATCCTCTGGACGTTGCCCGTCCCCGCCGCGGACACCGTGGACGCCACCCCCTGA
- a CDS encoding response regulator, with translation MPSSPKIIDVLLVEDDPGDVLMTREAFEHNKVRNRLWVVPDGVSAMEFLRREGEHAEAPTPDLILLDLNLPRMDGREVLQALKADESLRSIPVVVLTTSESEEDVLRSYSLHANAYVTKPVDFDRFIDVVRQIDEFFVEVVRLPTR, from the coding sequence GTGCCCTCCAGTCCCAAGATCATCGACGTGCTGCTCGTCGAGGACGACCCCGGCGACGTCCTGATGACCCGGGAGGCGTTCGAGCACAACAAGGTCCGCAACCGCCTGTGGGTCGTGCCGGACGGCGTGAGCGCGATGGAGTTCCTGCGCCGCGAGGGGGAGCACGCGGAGGCGCCGACGCCGGACCTGATCCTGCTCGACCTCAACCTGCCGCGGATGGACGGTCGCGAGGTGCTGCAGGCGCTCAAGGCGGACGAGTCGCTGCGCTCCATCCCGGTGGTCGTGCTCACGACGTCGGAGTCCGAGGAGGACGTGCTGCGCAGCTACTCGCTGCACGCGAACGCCTACGTCACCAAGCCGGTGGACTTCGACCGCTTCATCGACGTCGTCCGTCAGATCGACGAGTTCTTCGTGGAGGTCGTGCGGCTGCCGACCCGCTGA
- a CDS encoding proteasome assembly chaperone family protein, translating to MLDPSEIYDVDAQAAAHLAQRVRDGAGPVLVHAVRGFVDAGSAGQLVAEHLTEELGATRLVTFDVDQLLDYRSRRPVMTFDSTTWSDYADPELAVDVVEDAAGVPFLLLHGVEPDVQWERYVAAVRQIVERFDVQLTVGVHGVPMGIPHTRPVSVTAHATRPELVADQASWFGRVQVPASASALLELRLGQSGHDAMGFAVHVPHYLAQSAYPRASVAALHGIERATGLDLRAGALTEAAQEAEREIERQVAGSEEVATVVRALEEQYDAFARSIGRTSLLASSTDLPTADELGAEFERFLAEQQGDGDTPR from the coding sequence ATGTTGGACCCGAGCGAGATCTACGACGTCGACGCGCAGGCTGCCGCACACCTGGCGCAGCGCGTCCGTGACGGAGCCGGCCCGGTGCTCGTGCACGCGGTCCGCGGCTTCGTGGACGCGGGCAGCGCCGGGCAGCTCGTCGCCGAGCACCTGACCGAGGAGCTCGGTGCGACGCGCCTCGTGACGTTCGACGTGGACCAGCTGCTCGACTACCGCTCGCGCCGCCCGGTGATGACGTTCGACTCCACGACGTGGAGCGACTACGCCGACCCGGAGCTCGCGGTGGACGTGGTCGAGGACGCGGCAGGCGTCCCCTTCCTGCTGCTGCACGGCGTCGAGCCGGACGTGCAGTGGGAGCGGTACGTGGCCGCCGTGCGGCAGATCGTCGAGCGCTTCGACGTCCAGCTGACGGTGGGCGTGCACGGCGTGCCCATGGGCATCCCGCACACGCGCCCCGTGTCGGTCACCGCGCACGCCACCCGACCCGAGCTCGTGGCGGACCAGGCGTCCTGGTTCGGCCGTGTGCAGGTGCCCGCCAGCGCGAGCGCGCTGCTCGAGCTGCGGCTCGGCCAGTCCGGGCACGACGCGATGGGCTTCGCGGTGCACGTGCCGCACTACCTCGCGCAGTCCGCGTACCCGCGCGCGAGCGTCGCGGCGCTGCACGGCATCGAGCGCGCCACGGGCCTGGACCTGCGGGCGGGCGCGCTGACCGAGGCCGCGCAGGAGGCGGAGCGCGAGATCGAGCGCCAGGTCGCGGGCTCGGAGGAGGTCGCGACGGTCGTGCGGGCGCTCGAGGAGCAGTACGACGCGTTCGCCCGCTCGATCGGCCGCACGAGCCTGCTGGCGAGCTCGACGGACCTGCCCACGGCCGACGAGCTGGGCGCTGAGTTCGAGCGGTTCCTCGCGGAGCAGCAGGGCGACGGCGACACCCCCCGCTGA
- a CDS encoding cold-shock protein, giving the protein MAQGAVKWFNAEKGYGFIAQDGGGADVFVHYSAIDTQGYRSLDEGQRVEFEITQGDKGPQAEHVRPL; this is encoded by the coding sequence ATGGCACAGGGTGCTGTCAAGTGGTTCAACGCCGAGAAGGGGTACGGCTTCATCGCGCAGGACGGCGGCGGCGCCGACGTCTTCGTGCACTACTCCGCGATCGACACGCAGGGCTACCGCAGCCTCGACGAGGGCCAGCGCGTCGAGTTCGAGATCACGCAGGGCGACAAGGGCCCGCAGGCGGAGCACGTCCGCCCGCTCTGA
- a CDS encoding spermidine synthase, giving the protein MTRERPSRQRPASHRPPTRGTRPAWPTGPVAIPTGTVELVRDPDDPDGVTVLVNGVPSSYLDTADPRRLDFEYMQQMAAVLERVGAPGAPLSVVHLGAAGCALARALDAERPGSQQLAVELDAALPELVRGWFDLPRSPALRIRAGDAREQLARVATGSVDVVVRDVFAGDTTPDHVRTREFVADVVRVLRPGGVYLMNCADRPPLTGARSEAATLRDAFDDVAVVAEPGLLRGRGYGNVVLAATDDPALLGSAGLARAIRSLPAPARILHGEEAAAFAGRAPVLRDPPTEGGGSAVRHEPQRQG; this is encoded by the coding sequence ATGACCCGCGAGCGCCCGTCGCGACAGCGCCCAGCCTCCCACCGCCCGCCCACACGGGGTACGCGGCCGGCGTGGCCGACCGGACCCGTGGCCATCCCCACCGGCACCGTCGAGCTCGTCCGCGACCCCGACGACCCCGACGGCGTGACGGTCCTCGTCAACGGCGTGCCGAGCTCGTACCTCGACACCGCCGACCCGCGGCGCCTCGACTTCGAGTACATGCAGCAGATGGCGGCCGTGCTCGAGCGTGTCGGAGCGCCCGGTGCGCCGCTGTCCGTGGTGCACCTCGGAGCGGCGGGCTGCGCGCTCGCGCGCGCGCTCGACGCGGAGCGACCCGGCTCGCAGCAGCTCGCCGTGGAGCTCGACGCCGCGCTGCCCGAGCTCGTGCGCGGCTGGTTCGACCTGCCCCGGTCCCCCGCGCTGCGGATCCGGGCGGGCGACGCGCGCGAGCAGCTCGCCCGCGTCGCGACCGGGAGCGTGGACGTCGTCGTCCGCGACGTCTTCGCGGGCGACACGACGCCCGACCACGTCCGGACCCGCGAGTTCGTGGCCGACGTCGTGCGCGTGCTGCGTCCGGGCGGGGTCTACCTCATGAACTGCGCCGACCGCCCTCCCCTGACGGGCGCCCGGTCGGAGGCCGCGACGCTGCGCGACGCGTTCGACGACGTCGCGGTCGTCGCGGAACCGGGCCTGCTGCGCGGACGCGGGTACGGCAACGTCGTGCTCGCCGCGACGGACGACCCCGCGCTGCTCGGGTCTGCGGGCCTGGCCCGCGCGATCCGCAGCCTGCCCGCCCCCGCCCGGATCCTGCACGGCGAGGAGGCCGCGGCGTTCGCCGGCCGGGCGCCCGTGCTGCGCGACCCGCCGACCGAGGGCGGCGGGTCGGCCGTGCGCCACGAGCCGCAGCGGCAAGGCTGA
- a CDS encoding SAV_6107 family HEPN domain-containing protein, producing MEHRGADVAPPVPARAVELLTRADAELLAAQFSSEAWEQFSHAHLAALRAGAAVLAARGRPTGRRALRTVWDMLDVVAPELASWSGYFAHAAALRSAVDAGRFDSVSAARAEEAVCAAEDFVDAARRAVETEPGGRVPRMLAVSAS from the coding sequence GTGGAGCACCGCGGGGCGGACGTGGCGCCGCCGGTGCCCGCGCGCGCCGTGGAGCTGCTGACCCGCGCCGATGCGGAGCTCCTGGCCGCGCAGTTCTCCTCCGAGGCGTGGGAGCAGTTCTCGCACGCGCACCTCGCCGCCCTCCGCGCTGGCGCGGCGGTCCTGGCCGCTCGTGGTCGGCCCACCGGTCGCCGCGCGCTGCGGACGGTGTGGGACATGCTCGACGTCGTCGCCCCCGAGCTGGCGTCCTGGAGCGGCTACTTCGCGCACGCCGCGGCGCTGCGCTCGGCTGTCGACGCGGGGCGGTTCGACTCCGTGTCCGCGGCGCGCGCGGAGGAGGCGGTGTGCGCGGCCGAGGACTTCGTCGACGCCGCGCGGCGTGCCGTCGAGACCGAGCCCGGCGGACGCGTGCCCCGCATGCTCGCCGTGAGCGCGTCATGA
- a CDS encoding DNA polymerase IV, with translation MSRGPRSDAARRDWGNEEDGCSILHVDMDAFFASVELARRPQLRGLPVIVGGAQRGVVLAATYEARAFGVHSAMPMAAALRQCPQAVVVPPDHTAYREVSTGVMRILHDVTALVEQVSVDEAFLDVAGARRRLGPPTAIAADVRRRVAAEFGITCSVGIAATKFVAKLASGHAKPDGVLLVPRAATVDFLRVLPVGALWGVGERTEAALARWGVRTVAELADSDVTTIQRAVGKVAGAHLHDLSWGRDPRPVQPHRDEKSIGAEETFVEDVADLSVVEAKALELADRCAARLRHKRLVARTVSIKVRTSDFRTLTRARTLTTPSDVAREIYLVARELLAGVDLRGLPVRLIGVRAEGLEEAAAVVRQPTLEEAVAEEVPARRDAEVAMDQVRARFGTAAIRTGAHVDGRDTRSTTTFVPADLS, from the coding sequence ATGAGCCGCGGGCCCCGGTCCGACGCCGCCCGGCGGGACTGGGGCAACGAGGAGGACGGCTGCTCGATCCTGCACGTCGACATGGACGCCTTCTTCGCGTCGGTCGAGCTCGCGCGCCGCCCGCAGCTGCGTGGTCTGCCCGTGATCGTCGGTGGGGCGCAGCGCGGGGTCGTCCTGGCGGCGACGTACGAGGCGCGGGCGTTCGGGGTGCACTCCGCGATGCCCATGGCGGCCGCGCTGCGCCAGTGCCCGCAAGCGGTCGTCGTCCCTCCCGACCACACGGCCTACCGCGAGGTGTCCACGGGCGTCATGCGGATCCTGCATGACGTGACCGCGCTCGTGGAGCAGGTGAGCGTCGACGAGGCGTTCCTCGACGTCGCCGGCGCCCGCCGACGGCTCGGCCCGCCGACCGCGATCGCCGCGGACGTCCGCCGCCGCGTGGCGGCCGAGTTCGGCATCACGTGCTCGGTCGGCATCGCGGCCACGAAGTTCGTCGCCAAGCTGGCCTCGGGGCACGCGAAGCCCGACGGCGTCCTGCTGGTCCCGCGTGCCGCCACGGTCGACTTCCTGCGGGTGCTGCCGGTGGGGGCGCTGTGGGGCGTCGGGGAGCGGACCGAGGCGGCCCTCGCGCGCTGGGGCGTGCGCACGGTCGCGGAGCTCGCGGACAGCGACGTGACGACGATCCAGCGCGCCGTCGGCAAGGTCGCCGGCGCGCACCTGCACGACCTGTCCTGGGGGCGGGACCCGCGCCCCGTGCAGCCGCACCGTGACGAGAAGTCGATCGGCGCGGAGGAGACGTTCGTCGAGGACGTCGCCGACCTGTCCGTCGTCGAGGCCAAGGCGCTCGAGCTCGCGGACCGCTGCGCGGCGCGGCTGCGCCACAAGCGGCTCGTCGCCCGCACCGTGAGCATCAAGGTCCGCACGTCAGACTTCCGTACGCTCACCCGCGCGCGGACCCTGACGACCCCGAGCGACGTGGCGCGCGAGATCTACCTCGTCGCCCGCGAGCTCCTCGCCGGTGTGGACCTGCGGGGCCTTCCGGTCCGACTGATCGGGGTGCGCGCCGAGGGGCTCGAGGAGGCCGCGGCCGTGGTCCGGCAGCCCACGCTGGAGGAGGCGGTCGCCGAGGAGGTACCGGCGCGGCGCGACGCCGAGGTCGCCATGGACCAGGTGCGCGCACGGTTCGGCACCGCGGCGATCCGAACGGGCGCCCACGTCGACGGGCGCGACACGCGCTCGACTACCACCTTCGTTCCCGCGGATCTATCCTGA
- a CDS encoding DUF3040 domain-containing protein gives MPLSEYEQRVLEQMERQLTSDDPRLANTLTQRGRRSVSRYLIAGTGAAIGLLLLVLGAAGSLPLLGVVGFVVMFAAVAFAFADPQRGGRRSGPRGVVQADGAVRPSASARKGGFMSRLEQRWDRRRDEGR, from the coding sequence ATGCCTCTCTCCGAGTACGAGCAGCGCGTACTTGAGCAGATGGAGCGCCAGCTCACGTCTGACGACCCCCGCCTGGCCAACACGCTCACGCAGCGCGGTCGCCGGTCCGTCAGTCGCTACCTGATCGCCGGCACCGGTGCCGCGATCGGTCTGCTCCTGCTCGTGCTCGGTGCCGCCGGCAGCCTGCCGCTGCTCGGCGTCGTCGGTTTCGTCGTCATGTTCGCCGCCGTGGCCTTCGCCTTCGCGGACCCGCAGCGCGGCGGGCGACGCAGCGGTCCTCGCGGCGTCGTGCAGGCGGACGGCGCGGTGCGCCCCTCGGCCTCGGCGCGCAAGGGCGGGTTCATGTCCCGTCTCGAGCAGCGCTGGGACCGTCGCCGCGACGAGGGTCGCTGA
- a CDS encoding transglutaminase-like domain-containing protein, giving the protein MALQSYFRAATNFTYDTRVAPARSEDAVWDFLQSRRGYCVQFATGMALMARTLDIPARVGVGFLPGDADGDGTYVVTGRKSHAWPELYFADQGWVRFEPTPAIQSGAPPLWSDPFAAIGPGDDVPDEALPSAAAPTGAATTAPVPTGPVVEQETEQSWTRVGVIGGVVLVALLLALPLVRRRTRTRADETPERAWLRARRRLASKGISWSDATTPRDAVLAVQSQVLAASGSELDAAAARALQQLARTVERQRYAPAPEDVATEDLLRWTDEVVDGVTSQLSGAGSGRPTR; this is encoded by the coding sequence ATGGCCCTGCAGTCCTACTTCCGCGCGGCGACGAACTTCACCTACGACACGCGGGTCGCACCCGCGCGCAGCGAGGACGCCGTGTGGGACTTCCTGCAGTCGCGCCGCGGCTACTGCGTGCAGTTCGCGACCGGCATGGCCCTGATGGCCCGCACGCTGGACATCCCGGCGCGCGTCGGGGTCGGGTTCCTGCCGGGTGACGCGGACGGGGACGGGACCTACGTCGTCACCGGGCGCAAGTCGCACGCCTGGCCCGAGCTCTACTTCGCGGACCAGGGCTGGGTCCGGTTCGAGCCGACCCCGGCGATCCAGTCCGGCGCCCCGCCGCTGTGGAGCGACCCGTTCGCCGCGATCGGCCCCGGCGACGACGTGCCCGACGAGGCCCTGCCGTCGGCCGCCGCACCGACGGGCGCCGCCACGACGGCGCCCGTCCCCACCGGGCCGGTCGTCGAGCAGGAGACCGAGCAGAGCTGGACCCGCGTCGGCGTCATCGGTGGCGTGGTGCTCGTCGCCCTCCTGCTCGCCCTGCCCCTGGTGCGCCGCCGCACGCGGACCCGCGCCGACGAGACACCGGAGCGCGCCTGGCTGCGCGCCCGACGGCGGCTCGCGTCCAAGGGCATCAGCTGGAGCGACGCGACGACGCCGCGCGACGCCGTGCTCGCCGTGCAGAGCCAGGTCCTCGCCGCGTCCGGGTCCGAGCTGGACGCGGCGGCCGCGCGCGCCCTGCAGCAGCTGGCGCGCACCGTCGAGCGCCAGCGCTATGCACCCGCACCCGAGGACGTGGCGACCGAGGACCTGCTGCGGTGGACGGACGAGGTCGTGGACGGCGTGACGTCGCAGCTGAGCGGCGCCGGAAGCGGCCGGCCGACCCGCTGA